The following nucleotide sequence is from Salvia miltiorrhiza cultivar Shanhuang (shh) chromosome 7, IMPLAD_Smil_shh, whole genome shotgun sequence.
ggaaatatttataatttaattaagccTAATTAGTTatctaaacctaaaccctaattaaataaacaaacacacacactcacacacacaccacGCAGATACACAGCGCCGCACCCTCTCCCTCTCGTTTGCACCCTCCGgtcgacggcggcgccgccgttgCGCCACGACCGCCGTCTCCTCACCCTCTCGCATCTCTCTCTGTCTCCCCCTCTTTCACCCTCTGACTCTCTTTCTCATCTATcacttctttctctctctctaaagagCTTTATGTCTGTCGCCGCCTCCTGCCTTCCAACGTCTGCTCTTCATAAATTCGGAGTCGCGCCGCCGCCGCGTCTCTGTAATTCCGGCAAGAGAGCGAGCCCTAGCCCTAAGGGTGGTCGCGATTTGGGGGTGGCGAGCCCTAGATCTGAGGGTGGCCGCGTCTCCTTCTACCTCCCTCGGTTGGTTCGCTTGTGAAGGTGAGGGGTAAGCGGAGACCGCCGTTGTCGTTGCCATCGCTCCAGGCAAGCCACTGCCTCTCTCTTCCTCACGCTTCTCCAGACTCCGTCGAGAACGACCAGCCGCAACCTCTGCTTCTCTCTCCTTTCCCGGGTTTGGCACGAAGCTCTCTTCTTCTCCCTTGCTCAGATCTCTATCGAACAAATCCGACCCAACTTCTTGTGATTTGGTTTGCAATTTGCAATTTGGGATCTGCGAGGTGCGATTTGGGATTTATTTCTGTTCATTTTCGATCTACTTTGTGATCTGATTTAGTTCATTTCTTGTGATTTGGATCAGTTCATTTGCGATCTGCTTTGCAATTTGGGATCTGGTTTTGCGATTTCGTCGCCGGCTCCAGCGTCATCGTCGCCTCCGGCGAGAATATGGAACTGATGTAGTGAGAAGAAGACTTAATTAGCTCTTTAATTTTGATAGATAACACTTAATTAAAAAAGTGGGCCACACATGATTAACACTTAACTAtcactttcttaatctccgtgccgaaaacaaagtggccacatttattgggacggagggagtaacattttCTTTATTGAGAGAAGAGTGATTGTAATGGAGTTCGAGACTAAGACCAAActcagtggttgtttagtactccctccgtcccataataagtggccacatttcctttttcgtctgtcccactataagtggttgctttctaaaaatggaaataatttaacttaattaggatcattaattaagttactaactaaaccctaaattatgTTTAAAATAATTCGACCTCCTCAAGTCCCTCCACCACGACAACATCATCCTCCTCTACCATTTCTGGAACGACCCCGACCACAACACCTTCAACTTCATCACCGAGGCCTGCACCTCCGGCAACCTCCGCGACTACCGCCGCAAGCACCGCCACGTCTCCCTCAAGAAATGGGGGGTGCAGATTCTCCGCGGCTTGCACTATCTCCACACGCATCGCCCCTGCATCATTCATCGCCACCTCAACTGCAGCAACATCTTCATCAACGGCAACGTCGGCAAGGTCAAGATCGGGGACCTCAACTACCGCCGCCTTTCGCCCATATCGTCGTCGCcgtctctctccctccctctcacCGTCGCATCCTTGGGCGATTTAGGGGATTCGAAGCTCGCCGCCCAAATGCGTGAGGTCGTGCACcgatttgggggctagggctcgCCTGCGCCGATTTGGGTGAGGTCGTCGCATCCTGTGTGCCGATTTGAGGTCGTCGTCccccctctctccctctattCTCTTTCAGATCTGGTTTGGGGGCAAGATCTGGTTTTGATTTCTGGTTTTTGTTGGCGGTGGTAGTGATtgttggcggcggtggtggttgttggcgacggtggtggtggttgttggcagaTTGGGAGGGAGACGAGGGGGACAGAGGGAGAAGAGGGTGGCGGCGACTTCGCTGGAGGAAGGGGTGGCTGATGCCTgcgacttcgccggaggaggGGGTGGCTGATGCcggcgacttcgccggaggTGGGTGGCAgtggatgaagaagaaagtgaaaggaagaagaaattattttaattgactcaataattttgatgggccccactcaattaaaacataacacttcatttcttaatcttcgtgccgaaaagaatgtggccacttattatgggacggagggagtaataaaaaacTAAACAGATCGGTTCCTTGGCACCCGGTAAGCCAagagtggttgtttagtaccaagaAACTAAACAGATCGGTCACCTTGGCACCAGTTAAGCCAAGAGGGAGTTCAGACAAAGGGTTCTGTCTCCAAAGACATTAGCGAGACGCTGGTTGGACACGAGTGTGTCAGGGCGTGCTAAGTGTTAGAGAAAAATCTAATTCAGAGTGGATTGGTGGGTTTGTTATGCACCTTGAAgcattagcccagagtgtttgtcagactaatcatctaGCCGTGGAGTAGGAAAGTtgtttctgaaccacgtaaaaacccttgtgttctttatttgCTTTCAGTTTTTCTTGATCTGCTGTTTTCAATTGAactggattaactgaaaagtgtaactaatgATTTTATGAGTGACAAAccttttctaaaggctattcgcacTAAGTTTAAATTTTGCTACTGAGTTATTAATCCAACTGACGACTCAACTGATAGTCAATGAGATCAATAACTCTACTATGTTCACAAACTATATACACTGAAGCCTTtcgtggatatcagttaagcccAATGCTCAACTGATGTCAAATTACTGAAGTcgtttcagtatcagtctataACTTATTTCCAACTGAAATTTGATTAAGTTTGTTTTgatttgcgaaaaatagcctacaggtgtattcccccaTACACTTGttcagtcaaccctccgggaccccaacAGTTAAGgtcattatattttaatttttaagttcagataatttatttttgtttgtgaattgtTCAAGTTGGataatatagttaattattcCTATATTTTTGAACTGTTCAAGTCAGATAATATAATTAAGTTCAggttatttattttagtttttaagtTCAGGTTTGCTGTTTGTGAACTGTTCAAGTCAGATTTATGTACTGTATGTAGTATGTACTGTTGTACAGGTAGAAATTACTGGCagttagtatatatataatataattaattattgatatatttttctttttgtgcttaTTAGAAAAATTGTTGGAAGAGAAGTACAAGCACATATTTTGGTCTCCTTGTGCTGCACATTGCTTAGATTTAATGTTTGAAGACATCTTCAAAATGCTTGATTTGAAGAGAACACTTGAACGTGCTATTATGGTTTATGACTATATTTACAACCACACTCAGGTGTTGAACATGATGAGAGAATTTACAAACAAAAGAGACATAATTAGGCCAGCAAAGACTCGCTTTGCGACTGCGTTTTTGACATTGAGGAGCTTCCAGTTGTAAAAGCAAAATTTGAAGAACATGTTTAATTCTGAAAAATGGAATAAGAGCAAGTTTTCAAAGGAGAAGCAAGGTAAACTCGTGTCAAATATTATCTTCCTGGCTTTCTTTTGGAATACTGGAAGTTACGCATTGAAAGTAGGCACCCCACTTGTGCATGTCCTTCGACTGGTGGATGGTGAGAAAAAACCTCCTATTAAGTGTAGATACAAAGGTGAAGAACATATTTATGAGGCGGTGAATAGGGCAAAGGAGCAAATAGTGGTTGCATTTTCCCATGTTGTGGATAGATACAAAGATCTCTTCGACATTATAGATAAGAGATGGGATGTTCGGCCTCATCGACCTCTACATGCAGCCAGGTATTTTTTTGAATCCCAAGTTTTTCTACTACGGTCCAGATGAGATGTCTCAAGATGAGGAAGTCATGAACGGATTGTATGGTTCAATTACAAAATTAACCAAGTCTGATGACATAGAAGATGAAATACTCAAGGAGTTGGTTACTTACAAAAATGCAGATGGAATTTTTGCTAAATCGACTGCGAAAAGGCAAAGAAATCTGATCTCGCCGGCTGAATGGTGGGGATTGTATGGGGCATCAACACCTAACCTACAAAAATCGGCCATAAGGATTCTAAGTCTGACTTGTAGCTCATCGGGTTGTGAACGCAACTGGAGTGTGTTTGAAAACGTAAGTtacttttaaatattaaattatagtatattcTTTTAATTCTACGATTACTATATATATCTAATGCATTTTTCTTAAATTATTCTTAATTGATATAGCTTATTCGAAGAAAAGAAACCGACTACAGCAACAACGTTtgaataatttgatttttatcaaGTACAATAGGGCACTTCGTTGTAGGTTTGATAAGCGCGACACAATTGACCCTATCATCTTAGATAATGGGGTTGATAATGAGAATGAGTGGATGGTAGGAAGAATGGAGAATGGAGAAGATATTCTTGTTTTTGATAATGATGATCTTAATTGGGGTGATGTAGAAACTGCTATGGGAGTGAATGAAGAACCTTATCAACTAAGGGGATCTTGAGGTGGATCTTCTCAATCTTGAGGTGGAGAAGTTAAGTCTACATATTCTAGGAAAAAAGTGGTAAAAAATAATGGAACTGCTCCTACATCTACGTCCAAGGCACCCACTCAAAATTTATAAGATAAATCTCCATTCAATTTTGAAGAAGAGAGTGGCGATGATGAAGAGATTGACGCCGAGCTCTACAAAGATGATGAAGGAGCTAGTTCACTACTTGGTTtggaggatgaggatgatgattgGAGGCTTTAATATAAttagatatttatttttattttaaattaagtttttatgactttatctttttattaactAGACATATTATGCATGTTtttcttatgattatgatatatattatgtttttatatatttatgcgCGATATATTCAAATAGTGTGCACGTCGCAATGCGCGATAGCTAGGACAGCTTTGCGCCATCGTGCGCGATTAATAACTATGATTGAACCGGCCGAGAATTAGAACTGTGGTCAACGATTTCAAACCGAAACTGTATATGCCTCCATTCGGGCCGGTTTCGGTTTCAATTTTCTTCAATAAGAGATTCACAGTTCTGAATCGGAATTGtccatttttgtttttttactatattttaaagTGTTGCTTGAAATTTATGAAATGTACACAATGTTAAACCATTTATTTAGGTTATAAATGGTTAAAATTTAGTATGAATTGGATGTAAGAATGAGGATTGACTATTTTATTTAGGTTGTAAATGGttgaagtttagtataaattctATGCGGTAATTCATGTGCATTGAGAATCTACAATTCCATGCACATTTCTTATATCCTTAATTTTTATCTATCTCATATTCTTATTCCCACATCAAATTTATAGTAAATTTCAATCATTTAAAACCTAAATAAAATGGTCAATCATCATTACCACATCTAATCTAATTCATACTAAATTTCAACCattcataacctaaataaatagttcaacatTGTGTACATTTCATAAATTTCAAACCAACCCtctaaaatattaatatttaataaaaaaaatggttcCATGGTTCGGAACCGTGAATCGGCGGTTTGAAATTGCCGGTTCAAGGTTCGAACCAGAATCATATAACTTTCTTCATGGTTTAGTTCTGGTTCTATTTTTTGGAAATATGGAGTCGTCGGTACCGATCCGCTTCGAACCGAAACCGTGAACACCTCTACCCGTGGGCATCATTAAGTCCACATATGAgtaattattgcaactctactATCATTATGTTCAAACAAGGCGTTCAAAAACCTCTTCTCCTTATTGTACTCCTTCACAATATCACTCTTCAATGTATTTccctttaaataattttaaatgatGGATTAAGGCTCCTAATAAACTTCTTAAATCCAATATGGTCCACCATTGACAGTCATGTGCCAATACCATAttaaccaactcattccttgcAATATCTTGATTAAAGGTGGTaggtttttcctttttcttcaaTTCCAAGATAATGCACCCATCAGCTTCAGTTTTAACCTTCAATTATGTTCGATCAACCGCAATTCGCAAATGCTTTCCTAGACTACTTTCTTGTATGCTTAAGGAAATGCGAAGTTTCCGTGAAAACTTTGTAAGATAGAATAGATTTTGCAATATTTGCACATTGCTTTCATAATAATATTCTCCACAATCTTGTCAAAATGGTCTAAACCTTTAGAAGTGAGTTTCTTACTGTTTTTGCTAGCATCGAtactcaataaaaaaaattaactttctTTCAAAATCTTGGTGGTTTTTTCATCTTCAAGTTGAAGCTTAACCAAGCCTTCAGCCACATCATTAGGTGTTTTGGGAGTCAATTGCTTCACTATTCAACTTATagattatttcttcattttctacaaagacaagaacataagaaccaataaatcATCACATTGTTTTCAATGGATAatccaaaaaaaagaaagttaCCAAAGATGCACAACATTCAATTTAGACTATACCAACAACAAATAATAGATGAGCAAAGAATAGGTACTTAACTAAGTATAAAATTGTGCAATTTGTTTCTAATCAAACTCCAAGCCtatttttgattaaaaaaaaaactaaactaaactaatcTCCAAGCCTATTAATATGCTATATTAGCACTAAGGACAAACCAAAAATGCCTAGTACATAAAGATATCAAGGACAAACCAAAAATGCCTAGTACATAAATATATCCTTTCAAGATTACTAAAGTTTCAAGAAATTGCATAAATTTTACTAAAGTTCCTTTAGTTATTTCTCCAAGAAATTGATGAAACTAAAgttaacttaaattaattatttgatcaaaagTTTTTAAGCGTTTCAACAACAAcaatcataaatttaaatccAAAAGTTTGCATAGTGACTTGATTGCTTCCAACGTGCGCGACTCAATATTCAAAGGGAAGGAGCAACCTTCTAACTAAGAAAATTATGCCCCGCTTCTTACAAATCTCAAACCAAGCTAAGGGCACactaaaaacaaaaatagaTGAAATTAACTTCACCAGCTAAAAGTCTGCAATCTTATTTCATAACTTATACATTGCTAGTTCTCCTACTATACAATGACTACATTGTTTACTATCCAATGCCTAGTTGCTAGATACatctaaaaaaaaactaaaaataaaataagcaaaaaaTAAAGTTAGGGTTTATCGTCAGGTTTCGAAATTCTGATCTGATAGTGGTTTTGATTGAACTTTAGTTGTTCAGTTCGACTTTAGTAGCTCTAACCACTACCCTTCATTCCTTGTTCGGTGGACCATAGTTGTTCTAGCCATGGGACGACTGCTGAAGGGACATAGGAGTCACCTAACCGACGGTGACAGGTGGCAATTAAGACAtcaccaaaaaattgcaaaagaaATGAGAAGGTTCACAAGTTAAGCTGTTGAGGAAGAAGGGAAAGTCGAGAGAGAGTCGACATAGAAATGGATACATCACCAAACGATGCGAACTTCTATCTACAAATAAGaggcatttgcaaaaatgccattttcttataaacacttgtaaaaatgccctttttcataagtgaaaaagagcatttttacaagtgtttataagaaaagggcatttttgcctattaacactacaAATAATAATGAGGTTCACGGATCAAACCACACCGCTACCCCTTCTCCAaagtcaaaaaagaaaaaaagtgtgTAAGTTCTAGCTTTGCAGCTTTGAAAGGACCGGAGGTATAAAAAACCAATCATGCTAGTACCACTAATTTCAATGCAATTTTTATCACATCCAAAAGGTTTTTGGTCCCTTCACTTAAACGtaaatattttctaaatttttttataaaaatatataattccCACATATaacttaataaattaaatatttttaattctcaCCCATTAATCAAATCCCTCAAAATTAACTCTTTGTTCAAGAACCTGCAAAATATGAGAGCATCCACCAAATAGCATCGCACTTCAAACTAGGTGAAATAACAAATAAACTTTTTGTGATGACGATTGGATTTTGGGTATGAAATTAAACCCAGAAATCAAATAATTCAAATTCAGTAACTCAATAATGCATCAATCATTCATCAATGCCTAGCCAAAGGACTTGATTTCTACAAAATTCATAGTACATTGATATGATTTTTAAGCAAATAAAGTACATACATGACCCAAAACCTCATTATTCCTTTTTCTTCGACCAACAAAATTTCTTTGAATAGAATTACAAGATACCAACCAAATATTACAAACGAAACATATTTTACCCTTAACTGTGAACATGAAAAAGCTAAAATGTGCACAACAGATACAAATTATCGGATGGATAATGGAAGTGAGTACGAGAGTGATTATGTTACATTTGGACAGTACATGTTCCACAAACTACATGGGATTTTACACTTTTCttatgtataataataataataataataataataataataataataattagagaATGCAGCATCTGATGATTATCCCTTTTTCCAACCTAGCATCCTCGTTGCCTGTTAACAAGAAATCTATGAATTTTACCCCCaaagcacaaaaaaaaaaagtagaaaaccAAACATGAATGAGAGGTTCTTATTTCATATCTTGAGCAAAATTCTTTGATTAAAAAGCCAGATCCACAACATCTCTATGCTAAAGGCATCTCGTAGTCCGCAGTTCAAAGCAAAGAAAGGAAACAAGCAAGAAAATAGAGGGATGGAATATGATTCATAAATTTCTAGTTCGTCTACAAAGAAGCAAATTAGAAGAGACGGACCGTCAGGAGGCTGAGACAGTTTACGATTTTGGGGAGACATCATTTCTTTTTTGAGCTGTATCAAGATATCCTCCATCGTGCACTCCCTTTTCCAGTCTAAAAGCATAGGGAAACGATGGGGTTCGACCTGGAAATTGTTCGTTAAAGCACATCTTCTATAGCACATAAACAGGCCTCCGTAAGATCAGTACTTACCACACCAGTCTCCAGGTTTACACAGCTCATATTTATCCTTGTCTGGAACCTCACAGTTGGTGGATTATCTGGATAATCTTTCCCACAGAATAGTTTTAATTGGTATATGCGCCCTTCGTGTACAGTCTGTTCAGCAGTTCCCACAATCAGATAAATCTCCATTCATTTGGCTTGTAATATGATATACATATTCACTTAGCAGCATCTAATGCCGACCATAGTGATTAGAGAGATAACAACAAATTTTTCAAGATTTAGTCGAGTCAATGAATTCCTGGGAAAATGAAATTGATAGTACACGACTTTTGTGAAAGTGAAAACAGGGGGTAATGTAAAGGGGAACTAACATTAGGAGGACCGATGATGGTTCCTGTCCATGACTGCATGTATACATCATCAGCATCATCCATCCCATAACTTACAGTTCCATCACCTATTcccttctctcctctctcgagcTCTTCCAATAACCTGAAGCTCCTTGGTACTGAAAAGGGAGCATTATTGTACAGTCTAATATAACAAAACCTCAAAGATGAAGCAGTATGATTTATGGAAAATGTGGATGGATGAGTAACATGAGTGAACTAAGAAATCGCTATGCGAAACACACAGAACATCCATCTCCCAAGTTCAAAACAAAGTGTTGCAAACTACAGAGTATGTACATATCAGAACATGTATATAACCCAACTGAATAAAAGAATAAGGCAAAGAGCAACATTTAGAGTGAAAGCCACAATCTAGTATTATCACATAGAGGTATCAACCTTCGTGATGACCTTGAATAGGAGTTCTACAAAATTAAATTGACCACCATAAGATTAGCACTGGACATGCAAAGTCTTCTCTGTAAATAGAAGTGGTTGGTCCAGAAAGAAATTTTATATTGGTAGCATAGTGCTACTTTTAACGAGAGAAATTAGATCTTTAAGAAGAAGAATGACAATTATTTGTAGCACCCTAAAACATTTATTGAGTAGATATTAGTAATTTTATCATGATTGTTTATTAATACAACAGTATAACATCCAGAATTACAATTGTGAGTCTGTGACAACAAACAGAAAATCAACACAGAAGTATGAAATTGTTAAAACTAAATCATTAAAGTGATAATATTGTATGGAAGAAAACAGACAGCATAAAGATGAAACCTTTAGCATGATCGTAAAATCCAAAATTATACGCCTGACAGACAATCAAACCTTATCACTCTTTATGTAGCCAAGTAAGAAGCTAAAAAGCATTAACATTAGCTTCAAATCTCACTACTTTTGAGCTTTTAATGGAAATGGCCTCCTTAACAAAGTTTGAAACCTGATGCTACATAGCCTCAAAATTTGCATAACCTTTTAGATGAATTTCTTTCACTAGAAAGATGAAGCAGGTGATTTCACATTTTTCACTAAAAATGCGTTCACAGCAGTTTTCCAGATTTCTTGGCAGTACAAAGTAGTAAAGTTTGTATGAGGGAGGAATGTCTAGAGAAGCCAGGTTTATGGTGGGTTAACATAAGCAGTCTCACACCCTTCTTTTTTccgataaattaacaatattaaataaagaaatttaaaggccgcgccacaggggactcgaacccaagacctttggccttaggcattaaccccttaccgcttggccaacacacgcacacaactcACACCCTTCTTTACACTGAAGATGAAGGATGAGACAGGTGAATAGTAGCTGGGCTGGCCACAAGCATAAAACTTCCACCTAATTCATTCTTACTCTATCATTTTAAATCCTTTGAACTGGTAAAATATCAATGGGCATGACTATATATCAGATAAGGTCTGAACTAAGGAGCAATTATCTAGTGAAGGAATTTGTTGTTGTGAAACTTGGGAAACAAACATGTAAATCCAAGGTTATAAGCTTGAATTCCAGTCAAGGAAACAGCTGATCGCAAGAAGCGATCCATCTCAACACAAGCAGtattcagcagcagcagccctaAATACTGACCCAACTTACTTGTGCTAGCTAACATTATCATTGAAAAGTTCATCAATATCCAGCTACACATAAATCTCTTAACTGGTCAGACACGCAACAAAACTAAGGCTGATATTCTGAATCAAGCAACTGCATATTCACCCTTTACAACCTAGTTGGGGTTCAGCCATAGCACCCATGCTCCTGTGACCTCATCAAGAAAAAGCAGCTATTCACTTGCATCATACTTGCTATAGAATCTTAAAAAACTTTATTCTCAATCTACTTTCTCCGAAGGATTTCCTCCCAAAGGATCCCGTGCACCATTTTTCCGCAATCTCAACCTCCTATTAATTCAATTACAGCACGCCCTATTTATGTGAACATACCGAATAAATTGCTAAGCTTATCAGAACTTGGCCTATAAACATTCGCCATTAGTAGTCAAATCACCAGCACTAAGCATCTAGGTTCAAATTT
It contains:
- the LOC130994107 gene encoding uncharacterized protein LOC130994107 — translated: MFGLIDLYMQPGIFLNPKFFYYGPDEMSQDEEVMNGLYGSITKLTKSDDIEDEILKELVTYKNADGIFAKSTAKRQRNLISPAEWWGLYGASTPNLQKSAIRILSLTCSSSGCERNWSVFENKRNRLQQQRLNNLIFIKYNRALRCRFDKRDTIDPIILDNGVDNENEWMVGRMENGEDILVFDNDDLNWGDVETAMGVNEEPYQLRGS
- the LOC130996057 gene encoding ubiquitin-conjugating enzyme E2 variant 1D-like isoform X1, which encodes MGSEGSSQVVVPRSFRLLEELERGEKGIGDGTVSYGMDDADDVYMQSWTGTIIGPPNTVHEGRIYQLKLFCGKDYPDNPPTVRFQTRINMSCVNLETGVVEPHRFPMLLDWKRECTMEDILIQLKKEMMSPQNRKLSQPPDGPSLLICFFVDELEIYESYSIPLFSCLFPFFALNCGLRDAFSIEMLWIWLFNQRILLKI
- the LOC130996057 gene encoding ubiquitin-conjugating enzyme E2 variant 1A-like isoform X2 encodes the protein MGSEGSSQVVVPRSFRLLEELERGEKGIGDGTVSYGMDDADDVYMQSWTGTIIGPPNTVHEGRIYQLKLFCGKDYPDNPPTVRFQTRINMSCVNLETGVVEPHRFPMLLDWKRECTMEDILIQLKKEMMSPQNRKLSQPPDGNEDARLEKGIIIRCCIL